The DNA region CGTAGCCGGCGATGCCGGGGCGGCGCTTGTGGGCGCCCAGGTTGGAGGCGATGTTCACGATCGCGCCGCCGCCGTCCTGCGTGCGCATCTGGCGCACCTCGGCCTGGAGGGCGAGGAAGACGCCGGTGACGTTGGTGTCGAGGAGCGTGTGCCAGTCCTCCTCGGGGAGGTCGGCGATCGGGGTGCCGCCGCGGAAGACGCCCGCGTTGTTCACGGCCACGTCGAGGGAGCCGAAGCGGTCGACGGCGGCGCGCACCGCGGCCTGGACGTCGGCGGCGCGCGTCACGTCGGCGGTGTGCGCGAGGGCTGTGCCGCCCGCCTCCTCGATCAGCGCCACCGTCTCCTTGAGCGGGCCCTCCGAGCGGCCCGTGACGACGACGGCCGCGCCCTCGGCGGCGAAGGCGAGGGCGATCGCCCGGCCGAGGCCGGAGCCGCCGCCGGTGACGAGGGCGGTGCGGTCGGTGAAGCGGGCGCGGGCGCCGGTGCGGGTGGTGGCGGGCATGGGGGCTCCCTCGGTGCGCGGGCGCGGGGGCTCTCCAGGAGGAGCGGGGCCCCGCGCCCGCCAGTATTGGACTGGATGATCCAATACTAGGCGCAGACCCTGGCCTCGTACACCCCGACCCCCACCTCGTCGTCGTCGAGGCACCGTCCCGTCTCCAGGTCGAAGCGCTGCTTCAGGAGCGGCGAGGCCACGAACGGGCGGCCGTCCGCCGAGCCGACCAGGCCCCGGGAGAGCACGGCCGCGCCGGAGAACGGGTCGCGGTTGTCGATGGCGTACAGGCGTCCGGCGCGGTCCAGGAACAGCGCCGCCTGCCGCCGCCCGTCGGGCAGGAGCACGGCCACGCCCCGGCCGGGAGTGAGGCGGGCCGTGGCGCACACCGTCAACCAGGCCCCGTCGAGGCGCAGTTGGACGCTGGTGTCTGCGGTGGTGGTGCTCGCGGCGGGGGCCGTCTCGGTCATCGTCGTCATCGCGCGGAACTTCCTTCCAGGGGCCGCAGGGTCAGCAGCGGCAGGTCGGGCTTGATCTGGTCGCGCTCGGGGACGAACGCCACCAGCGGGTCCGGCGCCTCGGGCGCGTTCACGAACGACACGAAGCGGGCCAGGCGGTCCGGGTCGGCCAGGGTCTCGGCCCACTCGTCGCGGTAGTGCGTGACGTGGTCCGCCATCAGGGCCTCCAGGTCGGCGCAGATGCCGAGCGAGTCGTCCACCACCACGTCCCGTACGTGGTCCAGGCCCCCGTCGATCCGCTCCAGCCACGCCGAGGTGCGCTCCAGGCGGTCGGCGGTGCGGATGTAGAACATCAGGAACCGGTCGATGAGCCGGACGAGGCCCGCGTCGTCGAGGTCCTGGGCCAGCAGGTCCGCGTGGCGTGGGGTCGCGCCGCCGTTGCCGCCGACGTACAGGTTCCAGCCGCTCGCCGTGGCGATCACGCCGAAGTCCTTGGAGCGGGCCTCCGCGCACTCGCGGGCGCACCCCGACACCGCCGACTTCAGCTTGTGCGGCGCGCGCAGCCCCCGGTAGCGCAGCTCCAGGTCGATGGCCATGCGCACCGAGTCCTGCACGCCGTAGCGGCACCAGGTCTGCCCGACGCACGACTTCACCGTCCGCAGCGCCTTGCCGTACGCGTGCCCCGACTCGAAGCCCGCCTCGACCAGGCGGGCCCAGATCGGCGGGAGCTGTTCCACCCGGGCGCCGAACAGGTCGATGCGCTGACCTCCGGTGATCTTCGTGTAGAGGCCGAACTCCCGGGCCACCTCGCCGATCACGATGAGCTTGTCCGGGGTGATCTCGCCGCCCGGGATGCGCGGCACCACCGAATAGGAGCCGTTCTTCTGGAGGTTGGCGAGGAAGTGGTCGTTGGTGTCCTGAAGGGCCGCCTGCTCGCCGTCCAGGACGTAGCCGTCGGCGCCGATCGCGGGCG from Streptomyces flavofungini includes:
- a CDS encoding SDR family NAD(P)-dependent oxidoreductase, encoding MPATTRTGARARFTDRTALVTGGGSGLGRAIALAFAAEGAAVVVTGRSEGPLKETVALIEEAGGTALAHTADVTRAADVQAAVRAAVDRFGSLDVAVNNAGVFRGGTPIADLPEEDWHTLLDTNVTGVFLALQAEVRQMRTQDGGGAIVNIASNLGAHKRRPGIAGYVAAKAAVSALTRAAALDHIQDGVRVNAVSPGPSATTMSLRPGESTTDRATRMRTESPLGRVSDTTEIAAAVLYLASDDAASVVGTDLVVDGGAAA
- the nirD gene encoding nitrite reductase small subunit NirD yields the protein MTTMTETAPAASTTTADTSVQLRLDGAWLTVCATARLTPGRGVAVLLPDGRRQAALFLDRAGRLYAIDNRDPFSGAAVLSRGLVGSADGRPFVASPLLKQRFDLETGRCLDDDEVGVGVYEARVCA